CCTCGTCCAGCGGCTGGCCGGCCAGATCGAACCGCACGTCCGGACGCTGGACCCAGTCGCCCGCCTGCACGCGACCGCCACCCACCTCAAGCTGGGCGGCAACCTCAGCGACCTGACGGTCACGCCTGCCGGCTGGGAACTCCGCGCGTACAACTGCCCCTACCTCCGCGCCGGTCAGCAGTTCGAAGCCATCTGCGACATGGTGCCCCGCGTCATCACCCTCGCCACGGGCCTGCCGGCCGAGCGGCCCGCCTGCCAGCGGGACGGTCACCCCGCCTGCCTCCTCACCATCGGCCGCTGAACACCGGCCAGCAGGGCGCTTCTCCGGCGTGGTCCGGGAAGCGCCCTGCTCGTGTTCACCGATCTCCTCCCAGCGCCTGACCTGCAGATCAGTCACCGCGTGTCCAGGACAAAGGTACTCAGGACGTACTTGAGAGTACATCTACCCCCCACTAGCATTCACACACGGCAATCACAACTCACATCCAGCCGCCTGGGCTGCGTCCTCCCATCAACCGTCATTCCCAAAGCCAGGAAGGGAGTGAATCATGACCACAGCCCACCCCACCTGGCCCAGGGACGTTCCCATCAAACTTCACCCCCAAACCCGCCGGCATCAGGCCAACCGCGAGAAACTCGAGGCCGCCGCCATCCGTGAGTTCGCCAGTCACGGCCTCCGCGGCGCCAAGGTCAGCAACATCGTCGCGGCCGCCGGACTCACCCAGCCGTCCTTCTACCGCACCTGGCCCAGCAAGGAAGCCGCCTACGCCGAAATCGTCTCTCAAACCCGGGAAGCCTGGTACGTCGCCGCCCGGCAGGTGCTCGACGGTCCCAGCAGCCTGCCTCTCAAGGACCGCATCTACTCGGGCGTGCACCGGCTGTTCCAGCTGCTGATGCACGACCACGAACTGACCCGGATGGTGCTGTACGAAAGCCGCCTGCTGCCCGACCGCTACGAGCCCTTCATCGAGATCTACACCGGGGTTTTCGAAACCGCCCAGCAGCGGGCATTGATCACGCAGCGTCTCCCGGCGGAAACCCTGGCGCAGGCCTATACCGCGCTGACCCGGCGCCTGTTCATGGCCCGGCTGTACACCCGTCAGCTGTCCGTCGAAGCCACCTCACGCGAAATTGCCGAGCTCGTCTATCCGCTCATCCGTCAGGAGGACCTATGAAACGCACCCTTCCCGCGCTCGCGCTGCTCGGCAGCTCCGTGGCCCTGGCCGCTCTGGCCACCACGCCCGTGTTCACCAAGGCGCAGGCGGACGCCGGCGCGAAAGTCTACAAAGCCCAGTGCGCGGCCTGCCACGGCACCAAGCTGAACAACGGCGGCGCGCCCAAACTGGCCGGCCCCGACTTCATGAAGAAGTGGTCGGCGCCCACCCTGGACGACTTCTACTTCATCATGCACACCACCATGCCGCAGACCAAACCCGGCAGCCTCACCGAGAAAGAAGCCCTGAACGTGCTGGCCTACATCCTTCAGCAGAACAGCTTCAAGCCCGGCACCAAGGCCCTGACCCTCAAGGCGCTCAAGGGCTACCACTTCAAGAAGTAAGCCCTGGGCCCGCACCGGCCCTGACCACCGGCGTTCACGCCCCCACCACGCTGCCGCCCCTGTGCGGCCGCGGCCCTCAACCTGTCCCCTAGAACGCACGCTCCAACAGGAGGAACACGTATGAAAAAAGCACACCTGCGACGACTGGGACTGGGAACTGCACTGCTGCTCGGGTCGGCTCTGGCCGTGGTCGGCCCCACCCAGGAGGAACTCAACAACGCCGACGCGTCCACCGACTCCTGGCTGATGTACAACAAAGGCTACAAAGCCCAGCGCCACTCCGCCCTGGACCTCGTCAACGCCGGGAACGTCGCCGGACTCAAACGCGTGTGCACCTTCGACACCAAGGACGACGGCGGCTTCCAGGCCACCCCGCAAGTGTACAAGGGCGTCATCTTCGTCACGCAGATGTACCGCACCTTCGCCATCGACGCCAAAACCTGCAAGGCCCTCTGGATTCACAAGTACGTCACCCCGGACTCCAGCGTGCTCACCACCAACCGCGGCCTGGCCATCGCGGACGGCGTGCTGTACCGCGGCACCCCCAACGCCCACCTGATCGCCCTCGATGCCGGCACCGGCCGTCAGCTGTGGGACACCAAAGTCGCGGACTCCACCGTCGGGTACTTCCACAGTGCCGCGCCCGTCTACTACAACGGCAAGGTCCTCATCGGGGACGCCGGGGCGGACTGGGGCATCAAGGCGAAGATGCACGCCTTCGACGCGAAAACCGGCAAGAAAGTCTGGGACTTCAACCTCATCCCCACCGGTCAGGAATTCGGCGCGGAAACCTGGAAGAAAGCCGACTCGACCGTCACCGGCGGCGGCAGCACCTGGACGAGCTACACCGTCGACACGGACACCGGCCACGTCTACATCTCCGTGGGCAACCCCGCGCCCGACTTCGCCGCGCAGTACCGCCCCGGCGACAACCTCTTCACGAACTCCGTGCTTGAACTGAACGCCGACACCGGCAAGTACGTCAACCACTACCAGCAGATTCCGGCGGACGACAAGGACTACGACACGGCCGCCGCGCCCACGCTGTACGAAGTGAACGGCGAAAAGCGCATGGCGGTGCCCACCAAGGCCGGCTGGCTCTTCGGGTACAACGAGGCCGACAAGGCCCAGGTGTTCAAACAGGCCATGATCAAGGTCACCAACCAGGAGAAACCCACCACCCGCCAGGGCCTGGCGATCTGCCCGAACTACAGCGCCGGCTCCCAGTGGTCCGGGGCGTCCTTCGACGGCGTGAACTCCCAGCTCGTCGTCCCGGCCGTGGACTGGTGCGGCGTGGTGAAGCTCGGCGAGGTGCGCCTGATCAAAGGCCAGCTGTTCTTCGGCGGATCCATGCAGCTCGACCCGGCCGACAAGGCCACCGGGCAGGTCCGGTCCTTCGACGCCGCCACCGGACAGCCGAAGTGGACCTTCAGCCTGAAAGGCACCCGCATCGTGGGCGGCGTGACCACCACCGCCGGGAACCTCACGATGTTCGGCGCCATGGACGGCACCCTGTACGCCCTGGACTCCCGGACCGGCAAGGTCCTCTGGAAGGACAACGTCGACAAGGCCCTGATCGGCGGTGGCGTCGCCACCTACAACCAGGGCGGAAAACAGTACTTCGCCGTCGTGGCCGGGAACTCCTCCAAGGGCGCGGTCGGCGGACCCAAGAACGTCACGGGCCGCGTCGCCATCTACAGCCTGCCGTGAGCAGCGGAGTGAACGAATGAGCCGACGCACCACACTGCACTGCCTGCTGGCCCTGCTCCTCACCGGCCAGGCCACCGGGGTCATCCCCGCGCTGAACAGCACGCAGGTCACCGCCGCCAAAACGGAAGCCGAAGCCATGAACATCCGCGAGAGCGGGTACGTGCTGGGCAGCTACCTGCTCAAGGCCTACAACCAGGACGTGTTCCTGGCCGCCAACTCCCCCGAAGTGGACGGCATCGTCCTGAGCACGCCGTACGAACAGGTGAGATACGAAGCCTACCTGGCGCACCTGGAAAACCACCCGCTCACCGCCGCGCAGGCCACGGCGTTCGCGAAGAAGGCCAACGGCACCCTGCAGTTCCGGGTGTACTCCCACAGCCCCTACCCCGTCGAGGACGAGGAGGAGCAGTGGCAGCTCGCCTACCGCAAGGATCACATCGCGGACGACCGTGACCGGGCCAACAGCTACCTGGACTTCTACAAGACCGCCAGCCTGAAGATCGGCAACCGCACCTACGCCGCCAAACCCGTCGTGGACGGCCCGTACCGCGACTCGTTCACGCTGCCCAGCGGCGACGCCGAAACGCGCAACCTGGGCGTGGTGTTCTACACCTTCACCGTGCCCAACATGCCCAGCACGGGCGCGTTCACCCTGACCTTCCGGGACAGTCAGGGCAAACCGTACACCATCCAGGGAAACCTGAAAGACCACAAGTAACGCGTGGCGCGGCGCGGCCCCACCCGGAATAACCACGGGTGGGGCCGCGCCTGATTTGCCGGGGCAGCCCCTTTACCTGACCGGCCGCCCCGGAAAGCCGCCGTTGACCCGGGCGCCGGGCCGGACTCACCCCAGCCAGCGTTCAACTCCCCGAAATCCGATGTCCCAGCGGTACGACGGGAGGTCATCCTGTCCCGGCAGGTCCTCCTCGGCCAGCACCGTGCCCAGGTGGCTTTCCATGGCAGCCCGGGCGGCCAGGAACCTCAGGTTCAGGCGCAGCACTTCCGTCCAGTCACCCTAGGGGATCCCGGCCTGAGGTGGCCCGCCATGAAACGCGCTGAGACCCGTCCACACCAGGACAGTCTCCCGCTCCCGCACCGCGTGACCTTCCTCGCGGAGGTTCACCTCGTCCCCCGGGGTGAGCCGCGCCAGATCACGCAGCAGATCGGGACTTTCTGCGTTGCCCTGCAACCACGCGGCGTTCAGGAAGTCTTCTGCGGCGCGCCGTGCCCCAGCAGAACCCCAGGCGCCCAGACGGAGGCGATGGGGACCGTACATGGCTGGATTGAAAGTGCGGGCACCGGTCAGGCGGCCCGTCCACCACATGAGTACCCCAGCGTCATTCTCGAATTCGAACTCCATTTCCTCGCCAGGCTCCAGCGGGGTTCCGGCCGGGCACTCCCGGTAAGGCGCGGCCTGCTGAATCCACCCGGGGAGCTCGGGCTGAACCCGGAAGGAGATTTCCAGCAACTTCACGTCTCGGAGGAGGGCCTCAGGGCTCAGCCCGTCACACCCGCTCAGAGCCGCGCTCCAGTGGGCCAGAACGCTGGAGTCGTTGCTGCATTTGACAGCGCAACGCCTTCGCCCCACTCAGGTGCCCAGGCGGTCTTCGAGGTGCGTTGCCACCGACGATGTGACGGTTCACGCCTCATGGTAGCTGCAGGTCTGCCTCCCCCCTCCCCCGCTGGACCCGGACTGGCAGTGAAAAACGCCAGGATCGAAATCCTGGCGCTTCTTGGTGGAGACGGAGGGAGTCGAACCCTCGTCCGAGAACCCGTTACGGTAGCTTCTACGAGTGTAGTTTCTGATTTGGATCTCGGCTCTGGGACGCGCAGAAACACGCTTCCGTCCAGCCCAGCCTCTTAAATTTCACCTGTGCTCAGAGGCGTCGGCCCAGGCTAGCCATCTTTTGTAAGTTCGCAGGACGCCAATGGCCGGGCTTCCTGGTCACTGCCTCACTTAAGCAGCGAGGGCGAAGGTGGTGCTGTTGTTGTTGCCAGTTAAAGGCTTGGTCGATGATTTACGAGGCCCACGACCATCCTCGACTCGCGGCGTTCCGCTCAGCGATCCCCGTCGAAACCGGGGCGTCCCCAAGAGGAAGCGCAGTGTACCACGTCCCAGGTGAGAAGAAATGAGCGCCAGGAGGTCATGGAACGCACGGGCAGGGCATGTCGTTACGCTTGTCAGTCGCCTTCAGACCTTGGAAGCGTCCGTGTCGGCGTGACGTTCCGGGTCACGCCAGTAGGCCTTCACGCGGACCTCGGCCTCCGGGTACTCCGCCTTCAGCTCGCGCTTGAGGAGCCGCGCACCGCTGACGGACGACACGCCCCACACGGCAGCCGGCGTCACCCCGAGCTGATGGAGCGCCCGGGCGCTGGCCTCGCCGGGCGGACCCTCACGGCGCACCCAGGTGACCTGGACCTGCTCCCGGGCGGGCACGTCATCCAGGTAAGTGGCGAGTTGCAGGTCGGTGAGTTCCACCAGCACTGTGACGCTCGACGTGAAGCCGCCGCGATCCAGCAGCCCCGCCAGGGTGGGAAGGCTGGTTTCGTCGCCGAACAGCACCACCTCGCCCGCCGTGAAATCCGGGAACTGCTCGTGCCACTCACCCTCCACCTGGACTTCGTCGCCAGGCTGGAGGCGGCTGGCCCAGACGGACCCGGCGGTGGCATCGTGGGTGAACACGTCGATCACGGCCCGCTGACCGGTGAGGCGGCGCAGGGTGTAGGGCCGTCCCTCGTCGGCGGTGAACATGAAGCGCGCGCAGTCGCCGGGCTGCCATGTCTCCCAGCGGTCCGTCCCCAGGTCCAAGGTGAGGCGCCGGTACGCGCCGGCCCAGGGCTCGTTGGCGTGGACGGTCCAGGTGGCCTGGCGTTTGGGGGCGTCCACCCCGAGTTTCTTCCGGGCTTCGCTGGCCAGGGCCCGGAGCGCGACCTGGGGGCTGGCCGCGTCGGGAAAGGCCAGGAAGTGGGTGGTCGCGCGGCCCGGTGCGTGCGCGGTCACGTCAGCGCCGTCCGCGTAGAGGGCGGTGAGGGTGGCCCCGGTGGGCTGGTCGGACGGCGTGAAGGCCTGCAGGCAGTAGAGCAGGTCCTGGGTGTGGTCCTGATTCACGTGCTCGATGAGGTGGCGGATGTGCTCCCCCGCCAGGGGCGTCCTGAGGCGGGCGGTCACTTCTGTCCGAGCATGGCGCGGCTGACCTCGTTGGCGAGGGTCAGGGCGCTGAGCGGCCCGCCGAAGGTCCAGGTCTTCTCGTTCAGGGCGTAGGTGCGGCCGGACTTCACGAAGGGCAGACGGTCCCACAGGGGCCGGACGCTGGGTGCGATGAACACGTTGTCCTCCTTCTGCGCGACGTACAGGAAGCTGGTGGTGTTCAGCGTGACGAGCGGCTCGAGGCTGACTTCGGTGAAGCCGTACTGGCCGGCTGGGGCCGTCCAGGCGTTGACGAGGCCCACCTGTTCCATCAGCTGGCTGAGCATGCTGTTTTTCGTGAACAGGCGCATGGTGGGGGTGCCGCCGCGGGCGGTGAAGGCCTGCGCGAAGATGAACTTCTCCCGGGTGCGGCCGGCGGTCTTGAACTGCTGTTTCAGGCGGGACAGGCGGATGTCGAGGGTGTTGAGGACCTGCTGCGCGGTGTTTTTCCGTCCGGTCAGGCGGCCCATGGTGAGGAAGGTCTGGCGCATCTCCGCGTACTGGCTGTCCCCGGCGTAGGGGTCGAAGACGACGGTGGGGGCGATGGCGCTCAGGGCGGCGTAGTTCTGCGCGGCCCGGGATTTGGCGGTGATGATCAGGTCGGGTTTAAGGGCGCGGAGCTGTTCGAGGCTGGGCTGCTGGCGCGTGCCGACGTCCTTGACGCCCGAGGCGAACCTGGGTGTGACGTTCACCCATTCCTGGTAGCCCTTGATGTCTGCCACGCCCACCGGTTGAATGCCGAGGGCGAGCAGGTTCTCGGCGTAGGTCCATTCGAGCGCGACGATGCGCTTGGGCGTCCTGGGCGCGCAGGTTTCTCCCATGGCGTGCTGGACGAGGGTTCCGCCGCAGGCGGCGGAGGCGGTGCCGAGCAGGAGGGCGGTCAGGGTCAGGACTCGTTTCATCTCTGGGTCTCCAGGTGTGGTCGGGGAGGTGGCACTGGGGCGGGCCGGCAGGCTGAAGGCCAGACTGACCTTGGCCGCACCGGCCCGGCCAGGGGTCAGTCGGACCGCCCCATCAGGCGGTGGGGAATGTGTGGGCAGTGCCCTTCTTGACTAATCCTACTAAACCACTCGGATTAGTCAAGGGAAGCGGGAATGCCGAGCGAGGAAGCGTCCGCGTTCCCCTGGAACAGAGGACTGCCCGGGCCACTTGGCCGCCTTCAGGTTTGGTAGTGCGAGTTTTTCCTGGGCCAACGGTCAGGCAACCCGGGCGATGACCCTATGCAGGCTGTTCGCTGCTCAGCCCCCGGTAGAGCGCAGTCAGGCTGTCCTGAAGAGCACCGCGCAGTTCGAGGTGCAGGGCGCTCAGCTCACTGCTGGCCAGGGCTTCACGCACGGCCGGGGCCGGCTCGCTCATGGGCTGGAGACCAGCGATCAGCGCCTGCGTATAGGTGAGCAGGCGGATGCCGCCGCCGGCTGGCAGGCCGGGCAGCGCCTGCTCGACCAGGGGAGTGAGGTCGTGCAGCTGCCCGGCGAGCCAGCGTTTGTGGGTGGTGGCGCGGGTGGCACTGATGTTGTGTTCCAGCAGACCGGCGAGCAGGGGAATCAGGCGCGGCAGCGCGGGCGTGTCCTGAAGCATGACGGTCACAAGGGTCGCCAGCGTGGCAGGCGTGTGGGTGCCGCCCAGCCGCAGGTGCTTTCCCAGGGTGGTGAGCCACTCGCCCAGCAGAGTCTCGTACAGGTCCAGGAAGAGTGCTTCTTTGCTGGGAAAGTATGAGAACAGTGCCGCCTTGGTCAGGCCGACACGGTCGGCGATCTGGGTCAGGGTGAGGTCGGGGTAGCGGGTGGTGGCGAGGAGCGCGTGGGCTTCGGCGAGGATCTGTGCGCGGCGGGCGGCTTTGGCTTGATCGGAACGGGCGCGCACTTGAGCAACCATAGGTCAATTCTATGGGGCAAACCATCGAGCACGCAATGAGCGCAGGTTTCCGCACTGATGTTGACTTAATGACCGCCGGTAGCTAAAGTTAACTGACCGCCGGTCAGTGAAATGACCATCCTTGCCAACACTGTCCAAGAACCAGGAGACCCAGATGACCATTCCCCCATCCACCCCCCATCCGCGACGCACCGCCCTGATCACCGGAGCCAGCGGCGGCATCGGTGAAAGCCTCGCCCGGCAAATCGCCGCGCACCACATCGACGTCATCCTCGTGGCCCGCACCCGGCCCAAACTCGAGACACTCGCCCACGAACTCCATGCCGCCCACGGCATTCAGGCCACCGTCATCGCGCAGGACCTCACCGCACCGGACGCGGCCGAACGCATCGAAGCGCAGGTCCTGACCCAGGGGCTCACCGTCGACTTCCTGATCAACAATGCCGGGTTCGCCTCCTACGGCGAATTCCACACCCTCCCCCGCGAGCACGAGCTCAACCTGATCCAGGTCAACATCACCGCCCTCACCGACCTCACGCACCGATTTCTGCCCGGCATGGTCGAGCGCCGCCGCGGCCGGGTGCTCAACGTGGCCAGCACCGCCGCGTTCCTCCCCGGGCCGCTGATGGCGGTGTACTACGCCAGCAAGGCCTACGTCCTGAGCTTCTCCGAGGCCCTGAACGAGGAACTCCGCGGCACCGGCGTACATGTCACCGCCCTGTGCCCGGGCCCGGTGCAGACCGGCTTTCAGGACCGGGCCAAGATGCAGGACAGCCGCCTGATCGCCGGCAAAAACCCCCTCCTCGCCCCCATGATGGATGCCGACACTGTCGCCCGCGAAGGGCTCCAGGCGATGTTCGCCGGGCAGGCGGTGCGCGTGGTGGGCCCCATGAACACAATCCAGACCCTCCTTCCACGTCTTCTGCCTCGCAGCGTCGTTCCGCGCCTCGTGAAACAAGTCCAGGCCCGGGCACACTGACCCGCACGGGCCGCAGTTCAGCCTCTGCCCTGGAGGAGCCTCAACGGCCTCATGGTTCCGCTGGGGTGAAGGACTCAAGTGGCTGGGGATCCTGGAGGAGCGGCATGTAAGGCACATGAGGGATGACACGAAACGGTCGTGTCACCCCCTTCGCCCATAGTGGGTTCCGGCGCCCCAAGGGATCCCGACAGCCATCCCCTACGCACCAGGGTTCTGGCCCCTTCCTGCAATCGGGACGAATGAACGGTCTGGAGCAGGCGTCCATGTATCCTGGGTGCACCCTGCCTGTGGGAACGTCGTACGGCCCGATACCTTATCCGTGTGAGCCGTCGCCCGCTGTCCACGTCTCCGGCACTGCTCAAGGACGTCCCATGCCCGCACCCGATGCCGCCACTCCCTGCCTCTCCCCTGCCGGTCGTGCCAGGACCCGTGCCAGTACCTCCAGACGAGTGCAGCACAGCTTTCAGGTCAGACCAATCAACCTGCCCGCCAATTCTGCGGCCGGTCATGGAGAAGACTTCAGGTGACCGCTTTGCCAGCCACACAGCTACATACGGTGGGCGACATCCAGTTGGCCTACGTCGACTCGGGTGGCCCGGGCACGCCGGTCCTCCTGGTGCACGCCGCCTACCTCTCCAAACAGGCCTGGGAAGCGCAGTGGACCGCCCTGAGCGCACACCACCGGGTGATCGCCGTGGACCTCCGCGGACACGGCGAGTCCAGCGCCGGCATCTGGCCCTTCAGCATTCCCCTGGTGGCCGAGGACCTCGCTGGTCTGCTGGACGCCCTCGGCATCCGCCGGGCCCACGTGTGCGGTCATGCCCTCGGGGGCATGGCGGCCCTGCACCTGGCCCTGCAGCACCCCGACCGCGTCCGCTCCCTTGTCCTGGTCGACACCACGGCCAGCGTGCAGTCCACCGTCATGCAGGCCGTCACCGCGCAGCTTGCCTGGCCGGTCATCGCCCTGACCGGCATCCGGCGGCAGGCCACCCTGATGACCCGCGCGCTCGCCCCGAACGACCAGACGCTGCAGCGGACGCTGCTTCGTCAGATCCTGACGTTCGAGGATCGTCCGGAAGCTTACCGGGTCATCTGGGACGCGATGATGAGCTTCGAGCTGCTGGCTGACCTGCCCAGGATCACCTGCCCCACCCTCATCCTGATCGGCGGGCGGCATCCTGTGACGCACGGACAGGCCCGACGGCTGCAGGCAGGGCTTCCGGATGCCGAGCTGCGGGTGATTCCCAGGGCTGGTCACCTTGTGACCATGGAGCAACCCGCGGTCGTGAACGACTTCCTCCTGCGCTTCTGGAACGAGCGCTCTGGACCTCCCCCTCTGGTTTAAAGGGCAGGGGGCTGTATGACAGCCAATGAACTGGAGACCGGTCAACAGCTCCCGTGTCGCGGAACACACCCACGGCCCCCTGACGACTCAGTGGGCTTGGGGGTGGTCAACCAAACCTGGGGCGGTGCGTGCGTCAAGCAGCCCCTCGGTGCCGGCCAGCCACGGTGCCCAGGGCTGACGCACCAGAAAGCCTTCCAGCGCCTCCCGCGCCTCGGGGGACGCGTAGACCACCGGCTGCCAGAAGCGCTCCGTGTCCACCACGCGGTACACGTCCTCATCAAACACGAGATGCCGCGTCCCCTCCCTGGCAACAGGTCCGACCTGAAGGACGGTCGCGAGCCACCCTCGTTCCCAGGCGGCTGTCGCCACCTCTTGAATGCTGACCGTGAAGACGGCACGGCACTCGGCTTTGGTGAAGTCATCGTGGTACACGGCCTCACCGTGCCGGGCAAGTCCGCTGCTGGCGGATGGGCCGTTGTAAGCCTTCAGGATCAGCTCGTCGCCGCAGCCCGCCAGCAGCATGGAGATCTGAGTGGCGCGGTCCGGGCGGTACACGAGCGGTAGCGGGCATGGTGGGTGAGGGGAAGGCAGAAGAATACGGACATACGGCTCGCTGCCGTCGACCAGCTCCAGGGCCCAGAGGGCCGCATCGTCCCAGTCCACCCGATCGGCAAGGCGACGCTCGGCATGCACCGTCACGCCATACGTCACGTGCAGGCCAGCGGACACCGGAGCAGCGTTCGCGCCAGCCAGGGCGGTGCCTTCATGTCCGGGGAGTGTGTACTGCACCACCCGCGCCATGACCATGGGCGGCAGGGGATGATCGCCCAGCCGCGCCGCCTGAACCGTCACACCGAACGGGTCACCGACCGTGAACTGTGCATCACAGGTCACCGCCAGCTGATCAAGCGCCGGGGCCAGCCCTGAGGGCCGTCGGCGCAGGGACGCAAGCTGCCTGGCCAGGCCGGTGAGACCGACGGCCAGAACA
This is a stretch of genomic DNA from Deinococcus ficus. It encodes these proteins:
- a CDS encoding SIP domain-containing protein, which translates into the protein MTARLRTPLAGEHIRHLIEHVNQDHTQDLLYCLQAFTPSDQPTGATLTALYADGADVTAHAPGRATTHFLAFPDAASPQVALRALASEARKKLGVDAPKRQATWTVHANEPWAGAYRRLTLDLGTDRWETWQPGDCARFMFTADEGRPYTLRRLTGQRAVIDVFTHDATAGSVWASRLQPGDEVQVEGEWHEQFPDFTAGEVVLFGDETSLPTLAGLLDRGGFTSSVTVLVELTDLQLATYLDDVPAREQVQVTWVRREGPPGEASARALHQLGVTPAAVWGVSSVSGARLLKRELKAEYPEAEVRVKAYWRDPERHADTDASKV
- a CDS encoding TetR/AcrR family transcriptional regulator — encoded protein: MVAQVRARSDQAKAARRAQILAEAHALLATTRYPDLTLTQIADRVGLTKAALFSYFPSKEALFLDLYETLLGEWLTTLGKHLRLGGTHTPATLATLVTVMLQDTPALPRLIPLLAGLLEHNISATRATTHKRWLAGQLHDLTPLVEQALPGLPAGGGIRLLTYTQALIAGLQPMSEPAPAVREALASSELSALHLELRGALQDSLTALYRGLSSEQPA
- a CDS encoding alpha/beta fold hydrolase — its product is MTALPATQLHTVGDIQLAYVDSGGPGTPVLLVHAAYLSKQAWEAQWTALSAHHRVIAVDLRGHGESSAGIWPFSIPLVAEDLAGLLDALGIRRAHVCGHALGGMAALHLALQHPDRVRSLVLVDTTASVQSTVMQAVTAQLAWPVIALTGIRRQATLMTRALAPNDQTLQRTLLRQILTFEDRPEAYRVIWDAMMSFELLADLPRITCPTLILIGGRHPVTHGQARRLQAGLPDAELRVIPRAGHLVTMEQPAVVNDFLLRFWNERSGPPPLV
- a CDS encoding c-type cytochrome, encoding MKRTLPALALLGSSVALAALATTPVFTKAQADAGAKVYKAQCAACHGTKLNNGGAPKLAGPDFMKKWSAPTLDDFYFIMHTTMPQTKPGSLTEKEALNVLAYILQQNSFKPGTKALTLKALKGYHFKK
- a CDS encoding TetR/AcrR family transcriptional regulator, yielding MTTAHPTWPRDVPIKLHPQTRRHQANREKLEAAAIREFASHGLRGAKVSNIVAAAGLTQPSFYRTWPSKEAAYAEIVSQTREAWYVAARQVLDGPSSLPLKDRIYSGVHRLFQLLMHDHELTRMVLYESRLLPDRYEPFIEIYTGVFETAQQRALITQRLPAETLAQAYTALTRRLFMARLYTRQLSVEATSREIAELVYPLIRQEDL
- a CDS encoding pyrroloquinoline quinone-dependent dehydrogenase; this encodes MKKAHLRRLGLGTALLLGSALAVVGPTQEELNNADASTDSWLMYNKGYKAQRHSALDLVNAGNVAGLKRVCTFDTKDDGGFQATPQVYKGVIFVTQMYRTFAIDAKTCKALWIHKYVTPDSSVLTTNRGLAIADGVLYRGTPNAHLIALDAGTGRQLWDTKVADSTVGYFHSAAPVYYNGKVLIGDAGADWGIKAKMHAFDAKTGKKVWDFNLIPTGQEFGAETWKKADSTVTGGGSTWTSYTVDTDTGHVYISVGNPAPDFAAQYRPGDNLFTNSVLELNADTGKYVNHYQQIPADDKDYDTAAAPTLYEVNGEKRMAVPTKAGWLFGYNEADKAQVFKQAMIKVTNQEKPTTRQGLAICPNYSAGSQWSGASFDGVNSQLVVPAVDWCGVVKLGEVRLIKGQLFFGGSMQLDPADKATGQVRSFDAATGQPKWTFSLKGTRIVGGVTTTAGNLTMFGAMDGTLYALDSRTGKVLWKDNVDKALIGGGVATYNQGGKQYFAVVAGNSSKGAVGGPKNVTGRVAIYSLP
- a CDS encoding ABC transporter substrate-binding protein, translated to MKRVLTLTALLLGTASAACGGTLVQHAMGETCAPRTPKRIVALEWTYAENLLALGIQPVGVADIKGYQEWVNVTPRFASGVKDVGTRQQPSLEQLRALKPDLIITAKSRAAQNYAALSAIAPTVVFDPYAGDSQYAEMRQTFLTMGRLTGRKNTAQQVLNTLDIRLSRLKQQFKTAGRTREKFIFAQAFTARGGTPTMRLFTKNSMLSQLMEQVGLVNAWTAPAGQYGFTEVSLEPLVTLNTTSFLYVAQKEDNVFIAPSVRPLWDRLPFVKSGRTYALNEKTWTFGGPLSALTLANEVSRAMLGQK
- a CDS encoding SDR family NAD(P)-dependent oxidoreductase, producing the protein MTIPPSTPHPRRTALITGASGGIGESLARQIAAHHIDVILVARTRPKLETLAHELHAAHGIQATVIAQDLTAPDAAERIEAQVLTQGLTVDFLINNAGFASYGEFHTLPREHELNLIQVNITALTDLTHRFLPGMVERRRGRVLNVASTAAFLPGPLMAVYYASKAYVLSFSEALNEELRGTGVHVTALCPGPVQTGFQDRAKMQDSRLIAGKNPLLAPMMDADTVAREGLQAMFAGQAVRVVGPMNTIQTLLPRLLPRSVVPRLVKQVQARAH